Genomic segment of Carassius carassius chromosome 19, fCarCar2.1, whole genome shotgun sequence:
AATATTGAGAAAATGAACACAGAGATTTCCTCTCTTTCAGACACTACCAGAGCTGTAGAGAAGGAGATGAAAGCTGAAGATGCTTTATTCCTACAAGCATGAGGCATGTCCGTTTACGTACAGCAGATTCAATATACTGGAGACAAATGCTACGTTGTTCTATAATCAATATTTTTTCACAGAAGTATGATGCCACTTTGAAAAGGTTTGTACGGTTTCTCCTCTGTTGTTAtgaactctaaccctaatcactGACTACTGAGTGTTTTTCCTGAGTGTCTCAGTGTAAAGCGCCAGATCCAGAGGACATTTCTGGAGTTCTGATCAATGTGCCAAAACACCTGAGCAACCTGAAGTTTACTGTGATACAGAAGATGCTGAAAACTGTTGATTACAGTGGGTAAAACACACAATTAATTAATCTCCAtcgtaagagtcatttgttttttttatttcatgtttatgtGTCTCTCTCTTCAGCTCCTGTGACCTTTAACCCTAACACTGCTCACTGTAATATCATCCTGTCTGAGGATCTGACCAGTGGGAGATACAGTGATGAGGAAAAGACTCCTGAGAATCCAGAGCAATTCGACATGTTCGCATGTGTTCTGTGCTCACAGGGCTTTGACTCTGGCTCTTACTGCTGGGATGTTGAAGTTGAAACACAGGCTGGTTCCTCAGAGTGATGTGCGAATCTGCTCAGAGGAGGAATAAAATATTCTCAAGGAGAGGATTCTGGCTGGTGGGTCATTTCTGAAGCGATTATGAACCACCATAACCACTAGCTATCCTCCCAGTGATAGAGAAACTGGATCAGAGTTCAGCTGGACTGGGACAATGGAAAGCTGTCGTTCTCTGACCCTCTTACTG
This window contains:
- the LOC132094698 gene encoding zinc-binding protein A33-like, which produces MLKTVDYTPVTFNPNTAHCNIILSEDLTSGRYSDEEKTPENPEQFDMFACVLCSQGFDSGSYCWDVEVETQAGSSE